In Flammeovirgaceae bacterium 311, one DNA window encodes the following:
- a CDS encoding hypothetical protein (COG0439 Biotin carboxylase), whose translation MIIRNTILIFFLAGLLATACSRTPGAQAEAAAGADFSDYTSYAYLPTGDTASNFLEFDESVIQEVNEEMQARGYRLNRENPDLLVLVNYMYQRDTATTRTPIFSRYDYYRPDIAAPPTLEEYYYARYNTITSVQGSNIREVEYSEGTFVIDVIDASNNQIIWRGWSHSAIDPAALQATIDSYVRNIFEKFPVPPGE comes from the coding sequence ATGATCATAAGAAATACCATACTTATCTTTTTTCTGGCAGGCCTGCTGGCAACAGCCTGCTCAAGAACCCCCGGGGCTCAGGCAGAAGCAGCGGCTGGTGCTGATTTTAGTGATTACACCAGTTATGCCTATCTGCCAACGGGCGATACAGCCTCTAACTTCCTCGAGTTTGATGAGTCTGTGATACAGGAGGTGAACGAGGAGATGCAGGCCCGCGGCTATCGCCTGAACCGTGAAAATCCGGACCTGCTTGTTTTGGTGAATTATATGTACCAGCGGGATACCGCCACAACACGAACACCCATATTTTCACGATACGATTATTATCGGCCTGATATCGCTGCACCGCCCACCCTGGAAGAGTATTACTACGCCCGCTATAATACCATCACAAGTGTACAGGGCTCCAATATCCGGGAGGTGGAATATTCCGAAGGTACCTTTGTGATCGATGTGATCGATGCCTCCAACAACCAGATCATCTGGCGGGGCTGGTCACATAGCGCCATAGACCCCGCGGCACTCCAGGCTACCATTGATTCCTACGTCAGGAATATATTTGAGAAATTTCCGGTACCCCCAGGGGAGTAA
- a CDS encoding UDP-N-acetylglucosamine 1-carboxyvinyltransferase (COG0766 UDP-N-acetylglucosamine enolpyruvyl transferase), whose amino-acid sequence MSALRVVGGQRLSGEIVPQGAKNEALQILCAVLLTEEPVTIHKIPDIVDVNKLIELLGDMGVQVERLGAESYRFTAKNVNLEYLESPEYRKKAASLRGSIMVLGPLLARFGKSRIPKPGGDKIGRRRLDTHFLGFQSLGAKFNYEPDSQFYNIDASNLQGTYMLLDEASVTGTANVIMAAVLAHGKTTLYNAACEPYIQQLCAMLNRMGAKITGIGSNLLYIDGVERLGGTEHTMLPDMIEIGSFIGMAAMTGSEITIKDVRVDMLGMIPDVFRRLGIQLEIRGDDIYVPAQEHYQIDTFIDGSIMTIADAPWPGFTPDLLSIVLVTATQAKGTVLIHQKMFESRLFFVDKLMDMGAQIILCDPHRATVIGLDRKYNLKGIKMTSPDIRAGVALLIAALSAKGESIIYAADQIDRGYSHIVERLQKLGAKLERIDADA is encoded by the coding sequence ATGTCTGCACTACGAGTTGTGGGGGGTCAGCGCCTAAGTGGCGAAATAGTACCCCAAGGAGCTAAAAACGAAGCACTGCAAATTCTTTGCGCCGTGCTGCTTACCGAAGAACCGGTAACCATTCATAAAATTCCGGATATTGTTGATGTAAACAAGCTGATAGAATTACTGGGCGACATGGGCGTGCAGGTAGAACGGCTTGGTGCAGAATCTTACCGGTTCACTGCTAAAAATGTAAACCTGGAGTACCTGGAGTCTCCCGAGTACCGCAAAAAAGCAGCCTCGCTCCGGGGCTCTATCATGGTGCTGGGGCCGCTTTTGGCTCGTTTCGGCAAAAGCCGCATTCCAAAACCGGGAGGCGATAAAATTGGCCGCCGCCGCCTGGACACTCACTTTCTGGGTTTCCAGAGCCTTGGTGCAAAATTTAACTACGAGCCCGACAGCCAGTTTTACAACATCGACGCCAGCAACCTGCAGGGTACCTACATGCTACTCGATGAGGCATCTGTAACAGGTACTGCCAACGTTATAATGGCGGCCGTACTTGCACATGGTAAAACCACCCTCTATAATGCTGCCTGCGAACCCTACATTCAGCAGCTTTGTGCAATGCTGAACCGCATGGGTGCTAAAATTACCGGCATTGGCTCTAATCTGCTGTATATTGATGGTGTAGAGCGTTTAGGTGGCACCGAACATACCATGCTGCCCGATATGATCGAGATCGGCAGCTTTATTGGCATGGCTGCCATGACAGGCTCCGAGATCACCATTAAAGACGTACGGGTTGATATGCTGGGCATGATCCCTGATGTATTCCGCCGACTGGGCATTCAGCTGGAGATACGCGGTGACGATATTTATGTACCGGCACAGGAGCATTACCAGATTGATACCTTTATCGATGGCTCTATCATGACCATTGCCGATGCGCCCTGGCCTGGCTTTACACCAGACCTGCTCTCTATTGTGCTGGTTACTGCCACACAGGCCAAAGGTACCGTGCTTATACATCAAAAAATGTTCGAGAGCCGCCTTTTCTTTGTAGATAAGCTGATGGATATGGGTGCACAGATCATCTTGTGTGATCCGCACCGCGCTACAGTAATAGGCCTTGACCGTAAATATAACCTGAAGGGCATTAAAATGACCTCTCCTGATATCCGTGCCGGTGTAGCCCTGCTGATCGCTGCCCTCTCGGCCAAGGGAGAAAGTATTATTTATGCCGCCGACCAGATTGACCGTGGCTACTCGCATATTGTGGAGCGCCTGCAAAAACTGGGAGCAAAGCTTGAGCGCATTGATGCCGATGCTTAG
- a CDS encoding hypothetical protein (COG2323 Predicted membrane protein) — translation MEERSPFSFDGDTVLWGLLSASLVFILVILLTRLFGLRSYARLSTFDFAFTLAKGALIASIALNDDIGFIEGALALLTIYIFEWLTGSLRNRYQWINRLVSNKPVLLMYKGEFLVKNINSTRVSYDDIYFAMRQVDVQCMEDVYAVVAEPTGQISVLTGNPATVEKLLEGVIR, via the coding sequence ATGGAAGAAAGATCTCCTTTTTCTTTTGATGGTGATACGGTTCTTTGGGGTTTATTGAGTGCCTCTCTCGTATTTATCCTTGTTATTCTGCTTACACGCCTTTTTGGATTACGTAGCTATGCCCGTTTAAGTACCTTCGATTTTGCTTTTACATTAGCCAAGGGTGCTCTTATTGCAAGCATCGCCCTGAATGATGACATCGGCTTTATTGAAGGGGCGCTTGCCTTACTCACCATCTACATTTTTGAATGGCTAACGGGCTCCCTGCGCAACCGCTACCAATGGATAAACCGCCTAGTAAGCAATAAACCTGTTTTGCTGATGTATAAAGGAGAATTTCTGGTAAAGAACATCAATTCTACACGCGTTAGCTATGATGATATCTATTTTGCCATGAGGCAGGTTGATGTTCAGTGTATGGAGGATGTGTATGCCGTAGTGGCAGAACCAACCGGCCAGATCAGTGTGCTTACC
- a CDS encoding putative lipoprotein gives MKYFSSFLAVVFLVLASCSPSVKTDQVSDVNFTEFKTYAYLPSGETESERAVFDESVIREVDQEMQARGYRLDTQEPDLLVLVKSMYEQEEELRRVPVATTYNYYGTGFRAPARLGPAYYPGYANYPTFTGYGIQEVEYTEGTFVVDVINRETGQIIWRGWSSTPVDPMELDSSIRSYVDNIFEEFPVEPQG, from the coding sequence ATGAAGTATTTTTCGAGTTTTCTTGCAGTAGTTTTTCTTGTATTAGCATCCTGTAGCCCATCGGTAAAAACCGACCAGGTTTCTGATGTAAACTTTACCGAATTCAAGACCTATGCTTATCTGCCCAGCGGCGAAACGGAGTCGGAAAGGGCAGTTTTTGATGAAAGTGTAATCCGGGAAGTAGACCAGGAAATGCAGGCTCGCGGCTATCGGCTGGATACACAGGAACCGGATCTGTTGGTGTTGGTGAAATCTATGTATGAACAGGAGGAAGAACTGAGAAGAGTACCTGTTGCCACAACTTATAACTATTACGGAACCGGGTTTCGGGCCCCTGCAAGATTAGGTCCTGCCTACTACCCCGGCTACGCCAACTATCCCACCTTTACCGGCTATGGCATACAGGAAGTAGAATATACCGAGGGTACTTTTGTAGTAGATGTGATCAATAGAGAAACAGGGCAGATTATCTGGAGAGGCTGGTCCAGCACACCTGTAGATCCAATGGAATTAGACAGTTCTATCCGCTCCTATGTTGATAACATTTTTGAGGAGTTTCCGGTAGAACCACAGGGGTGA
- a CDS encoding DNA/RNA helicase (COG0210 Superfamily I DNA and RNA helicases), which produces MLIAGAGSGKTRVLTYRIAHLIKEKGVDPFNILSLTFTNKAAAEMRHRIEKVIGTEARNVWMGTFHSVFSRILRAEANKLGYPNNFTIYDTDDSKSLLKSIVKEKNMDPQVYKPNVCLNRISGAKNRLIEVKDYLANSMYAEEDMMAGKPRMGEVYKAYAERCFRAGAMDFDDLLLNTAKLFRDHPDVLHKYQHRFRYVLVDEFQDTNVVQYLITKKLASVNRNICVVGDDAQSIYAFRGADIQNILNFEKDFPDLKIIKLEQNYRSTQNIVNSANAVIAQNRAQLKKNVWTENIEGEKVEIIKTTSDSEEAKIVASTIFELKHNSKMQNTDFAILYRTNSQSRSLEESLRRMNIKYRIYGGLSFYQRKEIKDLLSYLRFAVNQQDEQAFRRIINLPRRGIGDTTVDKIVVNAYEQGMDLWDVVENASEFLGGRAAGAVEQFATLIKRFKIEAQHRDAYEVASTIAKDSGLLRELHEDKTVEGLNRYENVQELLNAIKEFTDNPEISDKSLGAFLQDIALLTDADNNKDADPDVVQMMSIHAAKGLEFRVVFVVGMEEDLFPSQMMLSSRADLEEERRLFYVAITRAQHRLYLSYALSRYRFGRLKSCEPSRFLEELNPDCIKINKKWGSREPSSLGPNQSTGTSSGGSNNFAKTLVEGLRKQPVNRTATAAQVHRPSANFAPSDPAQLKEGMRVEHQKFGYGKVEALDMNGTNKKAKIQFEIAGEKTLLLSFAKLRIVEES; this is translated from the coding sequence ATGCTGATTGCCGGCGCCGGTTCGGGCAAAACTAGGGTACTCACCTACCGCATTGCCCATCTCATCAAAGAAAAAGGGGTTGATCCTTTCAACATCCTTTCGCTTACCTTTACCAATAAGGCTGCTGCAGAAATGCGTCACCGAATTGAAAAGGTAATTGGTACGGAAGCACGCAATGTCTGGATGGGCACCTTCCACAGCGTGTTTTCCAGGATATTACGGGCAGAAGCCAATAAACTGGGGTACCCCAACAACTTTACCATTTACGATACCGACGATAGCAAATCACTGCTCAAATCGATTGTAAAGGAAAAAAACATGGACCCGCAGGTATATAAGCCTAACGTATGCCTCAACCGCATTTCCGGTGCCAAAAACCGTCTGATAGAAGTAAAGGATTACCTGGCCAACTCCATGTACGCCGAAGAAGACATGATGGCCGGCAAGCCACGTATGGGCGAAGTATACAAGGCCTATGCCGAACGCTGCTTCCGGGCCGGGGCTATGGATTTTGATGATCTGCTGCTGAATACGGCTAAGCTCTTCCGCGATCATCCGGATGTACTGCACAAATACCAGCACCGCTTCCGCTATGTGCTGGTAGATGAGTTTCAGGATACCAACGTGGTGCAGTACCTGATCACTAAAAAGCTGGCTTCCGTAAACCGCAATATATGTGTGGTGGGCGATGATGCCCAGAGTATTTATGCCTTCCGTGGTGCCGATATTCAGAATATCCTGAATTTCGAGAAGGATTTCCCCGACCTGAAGATCATTAAGCTGGAGCAAAATTACCGCTCTACCCAGAACATCGTCAATTCGGCAAATGCCGTAATTGCCCAGAACCGGGCGCAGCTCAAGAAAAACGTCTGGACTGAGAATATTGAAGGCGAAAAGGTAGAGATAATCAAAACCACCAGCGATAGCGAAGAAGCCAAAATTGTTGCCTCTACCATCTTTGAGCTGAAGCACAACAGCAAGATGCAAAATACTGATTTTGCTATCCTGTACCGCACCAACAGCCAGAGCCGTTCGCTGGAGGAATCCCTGCGGCGCATGAACATCAAGTATCGCATCTACGGGGGCCTCTCCTTCTACCAGCGCAAAGAAATTAAAGACCTGCTCTCCTACCTGCGCTTTGCAGTGAACCAGCAGGACGAGCAGGCATTTCGCCGTATTATCAACCTGCCCCGCCGGGGCATTGGCGATACTACGGTAGATAAAATTGTAGTAAATGCCTACGAACAAGGCATGGACCTCTGGGATGTGGTGGAGAATGCCAGCGAGTTCCTGGGCGGACGTGCCGCCGGAGCCGTGGAGCAGTTTGCCACCCTCATCAAGCGTTTTAAAATAGAAGCCCAGCACCGTGATGCCTATGAAGTAGCCAGCACCATTGCCAAAGACAGCGGCCTGCTGCGCGAGCTCCATGAAGACAAAACCGTAGAGGGACTGAACCGTTACGAAAACGTTCAGGAATTGCTAAACGCCATTAAGGAGTTCACGGATAATCCTGAAATCAGCGACAAAAGCCTGGGTGCCTTCCTGCAGGATATTGCCCTGCTGACAGATGCCGACAACAACAAAGATGCCGACCCGGACGTGGTGCAGATGATGAGCATCCACGCCGCCAAGGGCTTAGAATTCAGGGTAGTGTTTGTGGTGGGCATGGAGGAAGACCTCTTCCCCAGCCAGATGATGCTGAGCAGCCGTGCAGATCTGGAAGAAGAACGGCGCCTGTTTTATGTGGCTATTACCCGGGCACAGCACCGCCTTTACCTAAGCTATGCCCTTAGCCGCTACCGTTTTGGCCGCCTCAAGAGCTGCGAACCCAGCCGCTTCCTGGAAGAGCTGAATCCAGACTGCATCAAGATCAATAAAAAGTGGGGAAGCCGTGAACCATCCAGCCTGGGGCCTAACCAGTCTACAGGAACCAGCAGCGGTGGCAGTAACAATTTTGCCAAAACACTGGTAGAAGGTTTACGGAAACAGCCGGTTAACCGCACCGCAACCGCTGCGCAGGTGCACCGCCCATCGGCCAACTTTGCTCCCAGCGATCCTGCCCAGCTAAAGGAAGGCATGCGTGTAGAGCACCAGAAGTTTGGCTACGGCAAAGTTGAAGCCCTGGATATGAACGGCACCAATAAAAAGGCAAAAATCCAGTTTGAGATAGCCGGAGAAAAAACCCTGCTGCTAAGCTTTGCCAAGCTACGGATTGTGGAGGAGAGTTAA